One Flexivirga aerilata DNA segment encodes these proteins:
- a CDS encoding (Fe-S)-binding protein, with translation MTEVTRAGAFDAHKPPSPELISDCVHCGFCLTTCPTYVLWGEEMDSPRGRIHLMQAGNEGTPMTDEMAGHFDACLGCMACVTACPSGVQYDRLLEQTRAQVERNHPRSRAEKALRETIFKLFPYPDRLRRLRGPLRMTQRLGLDRRLCSTGLLERFLPGLAAMERLTPALGPAQTLPAEVPAAGPEREVVALLKGCVQDVFFSDVNAATARVLAAEGCRVVIPQDQGCCGALSSHSGREPEAQRFARSTMASFADAGEPGDAGEAGKATTVVTNAAGCGSAMKDYAYLFEGESDAAASRSAESFGARVQDLSEVLTRLGTVAERHPLPITVAYHDACHLGHAQGVRDQPRELLREIPGLRLVEIPDAAICCGSAGIYNILNPEPAAQLGEKKARDILSTGADLIVTANPGCLMQIATALDRLGRPVPMAHTAIVLDASIRGLPVDALLGAR, from the coding sequence ATGACCGAGGTCACGCGGGCCGGTGCGTTCGACGCGCACAAGCCGCCGTCACCCGAGCTGATCTCGGACTGCGTGCACTGCGGCTTCTGCCTCACGACCTGCCCGACCTACGTGCTCTGGGGCGAGGAGATGGACTCCCCGCGCGGCCGCATCCACCTCATGCAGGCGGGCAACGAGGGCACCCCGATGACCGACGAGATGGCCGGTCACTTCGACGCCTGCCTGGGCTGCATGGCGTGCGTCACCGCCTGTCCCAGCGGCGTGCAATATGACCGGCTGCTCGAACAGACCCGCGCGCAGGTCGAACGCAACCATCCACGCAGCAGAGCCGAAAAGGCGCTGCGCGAAACGATTTTCAAGCTCTTCCCCTACCCGGACCGACTGCGCAGGCTCCGCGGACCATTGCGTATGACGCAGCGCCTCGGCCTCGACCGGCGACTGTGCTCCACCGGGCTGCTCGAGCGCTTCCTGCCCGGCCTCGCCGCGATGGAACGCCTCACCCCAGCCCTCGGACCCGCGCAGACGCTCCCGGCGGAGGTGCCTGCGGCCGGGCCCGAGCGCGAGGTCGTCGCCCTGCTGAAGGGCTGCGTGCAGGACGTCTTCTTCTCCGACGTGAACGCGGCGACCGCCCGCGTGCTCGCCGCCGAGGGGTGCCGCGTCGTCATACCGCAGGACCAGGGGTGTTGCGGTGCGCTGTCGAGTCACTCGGGCCGCGAGCCGGAGGCGCAGCGTTTCGCCCGCTCCACGATGGCCTCCTTCGCCGACGCCGGGGAGCCCGGGGACGCTGGCGAGGCTGGGAAGGCGACGACGGTCGTCACCAACGCGGCCGGCTGCGGCAGCGCGATGAAGGACTACGCCTACCTCTTCGAGGGCGAATCCGACGCAGCGGCAAGCCGATCCGCGGAGTCGTTCGGTGCCCGGGTGCAGGACCTGAGCGAGGTGCTGACCCGGCTCGGCACGGTCGCCGAGCGGCATCCGCTGCCGATCACCGTCGCCTACCACGACGCCTGCCACCTGGGTCACGCCCAGGGCGTGCGCGATCAGCCGCGCGAGCTGCTGCGCGAGATCCCCGGGCTGCGTCTGGTGGAGATCCCCGACGCGGCCATCTGCTGCGGCTCGGCGGGGATCTACAACATCCTCAACCCGGAGCCGGCGGCGCAGCTCGGCGAGAAGAAGGCCCGCGACATCCTCAGCACCGGCGCCGACCTGATCGTCACCGC